The genomic interval CGCCGATGCTCGCCCACAAGGCCGAGCACGAGGCTGTGATCTGCGTCGAAAAGATCGCCGGCGAGAAGAACGTCCATCCGCTCGACAGGCTGAAGGTGCCGGGCTGCACCTACTGCAATCCGCAGGTTGCCTCGGTCGGCCTCACCGAAGCCAAGGCCAAGGAAGCCGGCCATGAGGTCCGCGTTGGCCGCTTCAGCTTCGCCGCAAACGGCAAGGCGGTGGCGCTCGGCGAGGATCAGGGCATGGTCAAGACCGTGTTCGACAAGAACACCGGCGAGCTGCTCGGCGCCCATATGGTGGGCGCGGAAGTGACCGAACTGATCGAGGGCTTCGTGGTCGCCATGAACCTGGAGACCACCGAGGAAGAACTGATGCACACGATCTTCCCGCACCCGACGCTTTCGGAAACGATGAAGGAAAGCGTGCTCGACGCATATGGGCGTGTACTTAACGCATGATTCCTCTATGTTATCGGTAGCGGGAACGAGAGGACCTGCTTCGACGTCTAGCAAAAAGGGAGACGCATTTATGGAAGAACAGGGTGTAGGCTGGATTGCCGCCATCATCATCGGCGGTATCGCCGGATGGCTCGCCGAGAAGTTCATGAAGTCCAATATGGGCATTCTCATGAACATCATCCTCGGCATTGTCGGCGCCATTGTTGCAAACGCAATTCTGGGCGTGTTCGGCATCGCCCTTG from Martelella mediterranea DSM 17316 carries:
- a CDS encoding GlsB/YeaQ/YmgE family stress response membrane protein; the protein is MEEQGVGWIAAIIIGGIAGWLAEKFMKSNMGILMNIILGIVGAIVANAILGVFGIALGGWLGYLIAGFIGAVILIFVGRMIRR